The Hyalangium minutum genomic sequence AGGGCAGCCAGTCCACCACCGTGCGCATCCAGCCCGGCAGGACATCCACCGGGAACATGTACCCGGAGAGGACGAAGAACAGCACCAGCCACACATCCATCACGTGATTGCTGCTCTCCATGAACAGGGACATCGTCCCGATGCACACGTTGGCCAGGAAGGTGATGAGCCAGCCGCCCAGCAGCGCCACCAGCAACAGCGGCCAGCCCCACCACTCCCGGGGCACCGCCTGCTCTCCCACCACGAGCACCGAGAACACCGCCACCGGCACCGCCACCATGATGCGCATGGGCACCGCGCCCAGGTTCTCCGCCGCGTAGCCCCACAGCGGTGACATGGGCCGCAGCAGCCGCATGGCCAGCGTGCCCTGCCGCACCTCGAAGTTGATCTGCCAGGCCGCCCAGGCCCCCGTGAGCTGGCGCACCACGAAGGTGCCCAGGAAGTAGCTCACGAAGCCTTCCTGGGTGTACGGCCCCACGGGCGCCTCGCGCGCCACCGCCGTCCACAGCGCCATCATGATGAAGGGCATGGTGGTGGACAGCACCCAGATGAGCAGCTCGGCCCGGTAGGCCAGCGCCTCGGCGAACCCCACACGCAGCAGCGTCGGGAACGCGCGCAGCGTGTTTCGCAGGCTCACGGGCTGGCCTCCCCAGAGGCGACCGCCCTGCGGGCCTTGTTCTCGGCGAACAGCTCGCTCATGACTTCCTCGAGCGGCGCGTTCTCCACCGTCAGGTCCGTCACCGGCAGGCTCGACAGCGCGCGGCTGATGGTGGCGCTCACCGCCTCCGGAGGTACCTGCAGCACCACCGAGCCCGGCTCGTGTGACACCACGCGGCCCAGCGAAGCGAGGCTGGCGGCCTCCACCGGCTTCTCCAACCGGAACACCACCCGCTTCTCCGGCCGCACCCGCTGCACCAGCGCGTCCAGCCCGCCGTCGTACGTCAGCAGCCCCTTGTCGATGACGATGATGCGCGGGCACAGCGCCGCCACGTCATCCATGTAGTGGCTCGTGAGGATGAGCGTGGCCCCGTACCGCTCCGTATACGCCTTGATGAAGGAGCGCATCGTCACCTGCATCGACACATCCAGGCCGATGGTGGGCTCGTCCAGGAAGAGCACCTTGGGCCGGTGGATGAGCGCCGCCGCCAGCTCGCACTTCATCCGCTCGCCGAGGGAGAGCTGCCGCGAGGGCGTCTGGATGAGATCCCCCAGCTCCAGCAGCGCCACCAGCTCGTCCAGCGTCTGCTTGAACTGCTCCCGGGGTACGTCATAGATGGCGCGGTTGAGCTCGAACGTCTCCGCCGGAGGCAGGTCCCACAGCAGCTGCTGCTTCTGCCCCATGACGAGCATGATCTTCTTGAGGTACGCGTCCTCGCGGTGGCGCGGCACGTGGCCGTCCACTGTCACCTCTCCCTCGGAGGGGTGCAGCAGCCCGGAGAGCACCTTGAGCGTCGTGGTCTTCCCCGCGCCGTTGGGCCCCAGGAAGCCCACCCGCTCGCCGGGGCGAATCTCGAACGAGATGCCATCCACCGCCTTGACTGCGGTGTAGTCCCGGTGGAAGAGCGACCGGAAGGCGGCCTTG encodes the following:
- a CDS encoding ABC transporter ATP-binding protein, which produces MISVRGLRKHYKVHKRPPGLKAAFRSLFHRDYTAVKAVDGISFEIRPGERVGFLGPNGAGKTTTLKVLSGLLHPSEGEVTVDGHVPRHREDAYLKKIMLVMGQKQQLLWDLPPAETFELNRAIYDVPREQFKQTLDELVALLELGDLIQTPSRQLSLGERMKCELAAALIHRPKVLFLDEPTIGLDVSMQVTMRSFIKAYTERYGATLILTSHYMDDVAALCPRIIVIDKGLLTYDGGLDALVQRVRPEKRVVFRLEKPVEAASLASLGRVVSHEPGSVVLQVPPEAVSATISRALSSLPVTDLTVENAPLEEVMSELFAENKARRAVASGEASP
- a CDS encoding ABC transporter permease, whose translation is MSLRNTLRAFPTLLRVGFAEALAYRAELLIWVLSTTMPFIMMALWTAVAREAPVGPYTQEGFVSYFLGTFVVRQLTGAWAAWQINFEVRQGTLAMRLLRPMSPLWGYAAENLGAVPMRIMVAVPVAVFSVLVVGEQAVPREWWGWPLLLVALLGGWLITFLANVCIGTMSLFMESSNHVMDVWLVLFFVLSGYMFPVDVLPGWMRTVVDWLPFRYQIGLPVEVMTGDRTWQETLLLVGRQWIWVLLLGMLAVTLWRRGLRRFAAYGG